Proteins encoded together in one Fundidesulfovibrio magnetotacticus window:
- a CDS encoding phenylacetate--CoA ligase family protein produces MMWEPKFEAMDRAQLAQLQLERLQSTLTRVARNVPYYRKTFAAQGIDPDDFRSLADLARLPFTTKAVLREAYPYGFFAVPLREVVRLHASSGTTGKATVVGYTATDLKKWGALTARILTMGGVTREDVVQIAFSFGLFTGGFGFHQGAETLGAAVVPASSGNTRRQVAIMQDFKTSVLVCTPSYALYLAQTMEDLGVNANALSLRRGLFGAEGWTEAARAQIEDRLKLTATDNYGLSEVMGPGVAGECLQRNGLHLNEDHFLAEIVDPATGEPVADGELGELVITTLAKEAFPLVRFRTGDLTRFLPGPCPCGRTFRRMERVRGRVDDMLIIRGVNVFPAQIESVLLELEGATPHWRVVLEREKGLDKATVELEVAESFVFDRIADQQRFLQNARKRLASELGVSFEIRMTEPGSLACDDGKPCRVLDRRGEG; encoded by the coding sequence ATGATGTGGGAACCCAAGTTCGAAGCCATGGACCGCGCCCAGCTGGCCCAGCTCCAGCTGGAACGCCTCCAGTCCACGCTCACCCGCGTGGCCCGCAACGTGCCCTACTACCGCAAGACCTTCGCGGCACAGGGCATCGACCCCGACGACTTCCGCTCCCTCGCCGACCTGGCCCGCCTGCCCTTCACCACCAAGGCCGTCCTGCGCGAGGCCTACCCCTACGGCTTCTTCGCCGTGCCCCTGCGCGAGGTGGTGCGCCTCCACGCCTCCTCCGGCACCACCGGAAAGGCCACCGTGGTGGGCTACACCGCCACCGACCTCAAGAAATGGGGCGCGCTCACCGCGCGCATCCTCACCATGGGCGGCGTCACCCGCGAAGACGTGGTCCAGATCGCCTTCAGCTTCGGCCTCTTCACCGGCGGCTTCGGCTTCCACCAGGGCGCGGAAACCCTCGGCGCGGCCGTCGTGCCCGCCTCCAGCGGCAACACCCGCCGCCAGGTGGCCATCATGCAGGACTTCAAGACCAGCGTCCTCGTTTGCACGCCCAGCTACGCCCTTTACCTGGCCCAGACCATGGAAGACCTGGGCGTCAACGCCAACGCCCTCAGCCTGCGCCGCGGCCTCTTCGGGGCCGAAGGCTGGACCGAGGCCGCGCGCGCCCAGATCGAGGACCGGCTCAAGCTCACCGCCACCGACAACTACGGCCTCTCCGAGGTCATGGGCCCCGGCGTGGCCGGAGAATGCCTCCAGCGCAACGGCCTGCACCTCAACGAGGACCACTTCCTGGCCGAAATCGTGGACCCAGCCACAGGTGAGCCCGTTGCCGACGGCGAATTGGGCGAACTGGTCATCACCACCCTGGCCAAGGAAGCCTTCCCCCTCGTCCGCTTCCGCACCGGAGACCTCACCCGCTTCCTCCCCGGACCCTGCCCCTGCGGCCGCACCTTCCGCCGCATGGAGCGCGTGAGGGGCCGCGTGGACGACATGCTCATCATCCGGGGCGTCAACGTCTTCCCCGCCCAGATCGAATCCGTGCTCCTGGAGCTTGAAGGCGCCACGCCCCACTGGCGCGTGGTCCTCGAACGCGAAAAAGGCCTCGACAAGGCCACCGTGGAACTCGAAGTGGCCGAATCCTTCGTCTTCGACCGCATCGCGGACCAGCAGCGCTTCCTCCAGAACGCACGCAAGCGCCTGGCCTCCGAACTGGGCGTCAGCTTCGAAATCCGCATGACCGAACCCGGCTCCCTGGCCTGCGACGACGGCAAACCCTGCCGCGTGCTGGACAGGCGCGGCGAAGGCTGA
- a CDS encoding ABC transporter ATP-binding protein, producing the protein MLTLTNVDVSYGKIAAVRRVSLHVDQGEIVALIGANGAGKTTLLSAVSGLIRPGGGSVTFDGADITRAQPDAIVRMGLCHVPERRLVFKPMSVTDNLLLGTYTRRGRASRADIARDMDAVHAMFPVLKDRARQPAGTLSGGEQQMLAIGRALMAGPRMLLLDEPGMGLAPTVCRDIFRRVLELRSQRGLTVLLVEQNAKSALSVADRAYVLETGRVILQGLSSELLANRDVQRAYLGRDKSQED; encoded by the coding sequence ATGCTCACCCTGACAAACGTCGACGTCTCCTACGGCAAGATCGCCGCCGTGCGCCGCGTGTCGCTGCATGTGGACCAGGGCGAGATCGTGGCCCTCATCGGGGCCAACGGCGCGGGCAAGACCACGCTGCTCTCGGCCGTCTCCGGCCTCATCCGCCCTGGCGGCGGCAGCGTCACCTTCGACGGCGCGGACATCACCCGCGCCCAGCCCGACGCCATCGTGCGCATGGGCCTGTGCCACGTGCCCGAGCGGCGACTCGTTTTCAAGCCCATGAGCGTAACCGACAACCTCCTGCTGGGCACTTACACGCGCAGGGGCCGCGCTTCCCGCGCCGACATCGCGCGCGACATGGACGCGGTCCACGCCATGTTCCCGGTGCTCAAGGACCGCGCGCGCCAGCCCGCGGGCACCCTCTCCGGCGGCGAGCAGCAGATGCTCGCCATCGGCAGGGCGCTCATGGCCGGGCCGCGCATGCTCCTCCTGGACGAACCGGGCATGGGCCTGGCCCCCACGGTCTGCCGGGACATCTTCCGGCGCGTCCTGGAGCTGCGCTCCCAACGCGGGCTCACGGTGCTGCTCGTTGAGCAGAACGCCAAGAGCGCCCTCTCCGTGGCCGACCGGGCCTACGTGCTGGAGACGGGGCGGGTCATCCTGCAGGGCCTGTCCTCGGAACTGTTGGCCAACCGCGACGTGCAGCGGGCCTATCTGGGCCGCGACAAATCCCAAGAGGACTAG
- a CDS encoding C45 family autoproteolytic acyltransferase/hydolase: MSPKRNTFARLAAALCALLLLVGCSGSLQGIGAPPLPASENDAAARLPGSYTTGLIANLADLDPTDTFFLQQSFEQGRLYSNHKIRIVSLKGSWQDMGRQYGALLGRHIKEMRAAVSKQLLQAGIARSEADLTAFAAKLAPLYPPRFQAMLQGVRQTSGLPASDMAVLNGFFDFILSTQNAQATCAAIAAWEPVSGDGRLVLGRNFDFAPFFKNFAPQLVITVLNPDDGSTPTASIGYAGQLGSISTFNAAGLTLENNNGALNGDTTRHFLQRTPFLARDVELLLDNRTLDALGEQTAKLQMAFPLLYMVTDARRAVVYEAGTERVARRDPAEPGLLVASNTPLDPGWPAPPAAYKDIAQDSRVRYDNLVRLARAYKAALDDRVMMAILDTPTEEGGATPKGNGHDTWQYVAVPADLRLWFKAPGYLDWTPVDLKKYFR; the protein is encoded by the coding sequence ATGTCCCCGAAACGCAACACCTTCGCGCGCCTCGCCGCCGCCCTCTGCGCCCTGCTCCTGCTGGTCGGCTGCTCCGGCTCGCTCCAGGGCATCGGCGCGCCGCCACTGCCCGCCTCCGAGAACGACGCCGCCGCGCGCCTGCCCGGCTCCTACACCACGGGCCTCATCGCCAACCTGGCCGACCTGGACCCCACAGACACCTTCTTCCTCCAGCAGTCCTTCGAGCAGGGCAGGCTCTACTCCAACCACAAGATCCGCATCGTCTCCCTCAAGGGATCCTGGCAGGACATGGGCCGCCAATACGGCGCGCTCCTGGGCCGCCACATCAAGGAGATGCGCGCCGCCGTCTCCAAACAGCTCCTCCAGGCAGGCATCGCCCGCTCGGAAGCCGATCTGACCGCCTTCGCCGCCAAGCTCGCGCCCCTCTACCCGCCACGCTTTCAGGCCATGCTCCAGGGCGTCCGCCAGACCTCCGGGCTGCCCGCATCAGACATGGCCGTCCTCAACGGCTTCTTCGACTTCATCCTCTCCACCCAGAACGCCCAGGCCACCTGCGCCGCCATCGCCGCCTGGGAACCCGTCTCCGGCGACGGCCGCCTCGTCCTGGGCCGAAACTTCGACTTCGCCCCCTTCTTCAAGAACTTCGCGCCACAATTGGTGATCACCGTCCTCAACCCCGACGACGGCTCCACGCCCACCGCGTCCATCGGCTACGCCGGTCAGCTGGGCAGCATCTCCACCTTCAACGCCGCCGGGCTCACCCTCGAAAACAACAACGGCGCGCTCAACGGCGACACCACCCGGCACTTCCTGCAACGCACCCCCTTCCTGGCCCGCGACGTGGAACTGCTCCTGGACAACCGCACCCTCGACGCCCTCGGAGAACAGACCGCCAAGCTCCAGATGGCCTTCCCCCTGCTCTACATGGTCACCGACGCCCGGCGCGCCGTGGTCTACGAAGCCGGAACCGAACGCGTCGCGCGGCGCGACCCCGCCGAACCCGGGCTGCTCGTGGCCAGCAACACCCCCCTCGACCCGGGCTGGCCCGCGCCACCCGCCGCCTACAAGGACATCGCCCAGGATTCGCGCGTGCGCTACGACAACCTCGTCCGACTGGCCCGCGCCTACAAGGCAGCCCTCGACGACCGCGTCATGATGGCCATCCTCGACACCCCCACCGAAGAAGGCGGAGCCACCCCCAAAGGCAACGGACACGACACCTGGCAATACGTCGCCGTCCCCGCCGACCTGCGCCTGTGGTTCAAAGCCCCGGGATACCTGGACTGGACCCCCGTCGACCTGAAGAAATACTTCCGCTGA